From a single Hippopotamus amphibius kiboko isolate mHipAmp2 chromosome X, mHipAmp2.hap2, whole genome shotgun sequence genomic region:
- the LOC130842117 gene encoding chromobox protein homolog 1-like — translation MGKKQNKKVEEVLEEEEEEYAVEKVLDRRVVKGKVEYLLKWKGFSDEDNTWEPEENPDCPDLIAEFLQSQKTAHETDTSEGGKRKAASDSEDKGEESKPKKKKEESEKPRGFAQGFEPERIIGATDPSGELMFLMKWRNSDEADLVPAKEVNVKCPQVVISFYEERLTWHSYPSEEDDKKDDKN, via the coding sequence atggggaaaaaacaaaacaagaaagtgGAGGAGGTgctagaggaggaggaagaagaatatGCGGTGGAAAAAGTTCTCGATCGTCGAGTGGTAAAGGGCAAAGTGGAATACCTCCTAAAGTGGAAGGGGTTCTCAGATGAGGACAACACATGGGAGCCAGAAGAGAACCCGGATTGCCCTGACCTCATTGCCGAGTTCCTGCAGTCACAGAAAACAGCACACGAGACAGATACATCAGAGGGAGGCAAGCGCAAAGCTGCTTCTGATTCAGAAGACAAGGGGGAGGAGAGCaaaccaaagaagaagaaagaagagtcagAAAAGCCACGGGGCTTTGCCCAGGGTTTCGAACCGGAGCGGATTATTGGAGCTACAGACCCCAGTGGAGAACTCATGTTCCTGATGAAATGGAGGAATTCTGATGAGGCTGACCTGGTCCCTGCCAAGGAAGTCAATGTCAAGTGCCCACAGGTTGTCATATCCTTCTATGAGGAAAGGCTGACGTGGCATTCCTACCCCTCGGAGGAGGATGACAAAAAAGATGACAAGAATTAA